tatatgGGGAACCCGCACCTATAACTGATCTCCTCCTGGTTAACATAGCTCTGTGGTTTGTTTTCCCGTGTAATGCTAAGATTCTTTCCCAGTGTTACATGGGGAAGATCTCAGCTGAGCATTTGCTGGTTCTCTAACAGCTGAGTTTGGGGCAGCATAAGGGCCTGGGGAGCAGAACTGCCTGCTGGTCAGCAAAACCAGGGTGGATTcagtttaaatcaaattgatttaaatcactagtcaggaagattcaatttaatcatggatttctacataaaagtgcattcttgttggttgttataatcttaatacatattcttcacaactcaggaTGGTAGGATTAATTTGTAGAAGGTAcacactgtacatttttaaacagtgatttgttTTCAAAACtcttcagattagttttacagctttaTCGCCTCCTGCCTGAAAGTGCCTCTTCCCTTGACAaccctccactccccacccatCGCACTTCATGGGATTCTGCTGTAGGGCTGCACAACAGGAAGCGTGTGATGCAATCATGCTTTTGTCTTTCTGTTCATTCTAGGTCCTCTAATGACGCTGAAGTGCTAGGCATTCAGCAGCTGCAGTTAAAGCCAGCGGGAGCTAGAGGGTCTCACACTCCTAGGCATCAGGACACATGTACagagccctgcacggatacaaaatttgtttCCGCCCGCAAGCCGCAAAAAACGGTCCACGGATATGAAGCGGATCTCTGCCGATTTGCAGGGCTCTCCCCATTTATGCCTGGATTTAGGAGCTGAactctggggattattttgcaaAACCTGCTACTGATTTAGGACTTTTTCGTAGCAAaccgtggctttttttttttttaaaaagaccctgACATTCCATGACTGAGCAAAACAGCTCCGGGAATATCAGCAACGCTGGCTCAGAGAGGGTGGGAATCTTGTtcaacaaaattattttaaacgAATGACTTGCTACGAAAGAGTTTGAGATATTTGCTGTTGCAGAACAAAGAGGGTTTTGATCTAAAGGAACGTGACCCTAAACTTCTTGCAATTTGTTCCACACACATGGGGCTTGTGCATTTCCTGCTGGGGCTTTGTCCGGACAAAGAGCCAGAGCTCAGCCCTAACAATCAACCGGGAGAGCGGCGGAGTCAGAGGTGAGGGAAGGGCTGGGAAGTGCCTGAAAGATCTAGAAGTGGGTGCTGGGGTTTCCCTGTGATGAATGGGCGGAGTTAACAAGGGCTGCTTCCCATACACACCCCTAACACgccgcgcgcacgcacacacacacacaccatcacgCCGGCACCAGATCTGATTTCATCTCATGCATTTACACACCACGTCTCTGCAAACAGATTATAACTCCCAGTGTCCATAACTCCAGTAAACTCTGCAGTGAGGGcatgcctgccccccccccgaccttAAAACCCAAGGTCGACTCCCCCCGCCAGAGAAGATGCACGCTTCAAAtctgccccacaccccacccccagttccccaAGCCGGGGCTTGCCAGGGGATCCCCTGCTCGTGATCAAGTGGAGCTGGCTGGATGCAAGGCGCTGGCCAATCCTCTGTCTCCAGCTGCTAAACTGCATTCAAAGAAACTTTACAAAataacccccccacccacatacCTCCTCTGTATGTTCTTTCCAGGCACTCTCCCTGCTCTCCCTTTTCTCTGGGTCTCTAAGTCTCACCTGCTCAGCCAGCGGCTGGGgatttgcaaataaataaataaaagcaaaaaaataCCAGACCAAAAAAGCCCCCAAATATTTGCTGTAAAATCGACATGGGCAGGACCATCGGGGCTGGACCTAgggggctgctgcaccccctggcttgaagtggtttccatcctatacaggggttacagtttggttcaatggctctcggcCCCTCACGGGACAAATTGCTCCAGCGCccctgggcaggacagggcctGAAGAAAGGGGCATGCATAGGTGTTGGGAACACATGGGCGCTGCagctgccctccaccccccccccccggctctctcTTCTCTAACTCCCCGACAACACGcgtccccctccccttttctgcTCAGGCCTCCAGCCCCACTGAACTGTACAGAAGGGAGCTGGGATCTCTTacctgaagtgccatccaaaaacCCAGACGGGCGGGCTAGAAGGAAGAGCCCCAGAAACACACCGACCCACCGCATGGCAAAAAGGAGAAAGGAATGGGagagctcagcagcagcttcACCAGACACCAAGTCCAGCCCACTGTCACCTGACTCCACGAAAGCGCAGTAATGTGCCCATGTAAACGGTGCGTGGGAAGTTCCGCCAGAGAGGGCTGGAGATTAATTTAAAACCAACTCTGGAATTGCTTTGCAAAGGGATGTGAGTTTTCTGAATCATGATTTGCTTCCTGAGGTTGGTAAAGAATTTGGCTTTACTACAGGATTGTAAAGGATTCAGGCACTTAACCCACCCCTGCCCGCCCCCAAATTTCATAACTTTGTTCGAGTAGATGCAGCAATTAGAAAAAGCTGCACTTGGCTTTGCTAGCTCGATTTTGACCTCAGCCTGCTAgttctaccccccaccccccaccccaaacttcttGAAGTTTCTCATGCCTGAGTCATACTTTTCTGAGAAGTCTGAGGCAAATCAAAGCGCTCAGGAAACAAACAGGAACAATGAACCCCGGCGCTGTTAAAAGTTTTCCAACTTGTCTTTTTTAAGCTGTCTAGCTCAAAACCAGTTGAGCTGGGGAAAAAACTGCTAGAGGATTGGCACttatcacacacacagacacacacacacaccccctttgcaaggcacgcacgcacacacacacacacacacactcactccccCTTTGCAAGGGACATTCACAGTTGAAAAGGAAGTTAGGAGGAAGAGGGAACGTGATACTGCCGAATTATCACAATTAATATAAAGGCCATTTTTCTTTGTTCTATTGTCCAGAGACGTCTCTGGAGAAATGGCTTCATAAGTCTAAAGTATCACGGATTTTAATGCACTACTTCAGGGgttagcaacctttcagaagtgctgtgccgagtcttcatttgttcactctaattgaagatttcgcgtgccagtcatacatgttaacgtttttagaaggtctctttctataagtctataatatataactaaactattggtgtatgtaaagtaaataagttttttcaaatgtttaagaagcttcatttaaaattaaattaaaatgcagagccccccagaccggtggccaggacctgggcagtgtgagtgccactgaaaatcagctcacgtgctgccttcggcaccagTGCCATAGGTTCCCTACCCCTGCAGTACTTATTCAGCTGCCCCATGGTGGGCTTGGCGTAACTTATACAGCTAtacagccagggccgcccagagggggggcaagaggggcaatttgccccaggccccgagccccacaggggcccccaccagagtttttcgggggccctggagcggggtccctcactcgctccggggggcctggaaaactcttggggggccgggcgcaggagcttcttctctcctggtcttcgccggcgggggggtccttccgctccggggcggacgcacccccccactggcgaattaccaccgaagacgaaGCGGGACCCGacgccaaagcgcagcccggtcttcggcggtaattcggcggcgggggggcccttcctttccgggacccgccgccgaagtgccccgaagacccgcagcggggcccccccgccgccgattTCCCCCCCCCGACCGGGCTGCGCtccggcagcgggtcccgcttgggcggaacttcggcggtggggggggccccgccgcgggtctttggggcactttggcggcgggtcccggaacggaagggccccccgccgccaaagaccccgggcccccggaatcctctgggcggccctgtatacAGCAAAAACACCAGCTGTGCTGAGAGCCAGCAACCCCGTGTAAACAGCTGCCCTAGAGGTAAGGCAGGTGAGAATCGGGCCCCAGGCTTTCAGCTAAGCCACTGCCCACACCGGGGGTTTCAGCCAGTGCACTGGCCGGCCACAGGCAGAGCTGCCCCAGTGCAAAtgcccagtgtagacagggaaaGCCTCAATCAGCTGGGATGAGCTGCACCAGCACAAACCCCAGGCCTGCCTGCATTAGAGCCCCATCCTTACGGGTGGGGACAAGAGAGGGAGTCAGgcaggggcggggagagagagcaggaagggagaatcaaaccctccccccccccactccctccctggcAAGCCCAGAGCAGCATCAGCTCCCCAGTCTCCGCTCAGCCTGCAGAAACAGTGGCAGCAGCAAGGCTACCAGctacagagctgcctcccctccccctgccccaagccccctgggAGTGGAAAAGGCAACAGTCAAAAGTACCTGCTTCTGGCAGGCACCTAGTGTCTGTTCATAGGCTAGAACTGCtccgcagcaccccctgctggccaaaCACAGCACTGCAGGCGGCacacccctgcctcagtttccttccctCAGAGTCCCCACTAACTCTACACACTCACGCTGGAGATGCGGCTTaaccctccagccaagtcacaaaccaagttaccctggaaggggttaaCAAAAGCCAGTTAAACAAGTCCCAGTAAACAAGCAGCTTCTTCTGCCCCTCAGGCCTCTTCTCCTGGCCCTGTTCCCAGCCCCTTTCTGGGCTACCTCTGAGGGTCTTTCTGGCTGCAGGAGATAGACCCCAACCTGGTCCCCCTGGAGCACCACTCTCAGCCCCTGCTGGACCTTGGACAATCTCTGTTCCGGTacagagccctgcaccccaggctggtcCCTTCCAGAGAGCCCAGCCTCCTGCagaccccagctcagagccttccACAGACCAAGCCTGTCTGGCCACTCTcagcctttttataaggcccGGGCGTCTATCACGTTATCACCTGACCCTCTTAGTCCCACCCCCTCAGGCTGAGAAGCAGCTAATTAATAATGGCACAGGTGGGGTGGTCCCATTTCCCTTTGATGGGGCCAATCAGTCTGTGACAGTCTACAGTGTGGCCAACCCCGCCCATTCCAAAATcacgagattggcttaaaaaccatgagatttttaaTTTGGGGCTTTGAGCTGCCCCAGTACACTCAGTTCATCATCTTAGGCTtttctcccccaccacaaaggCTTGAGGGCTGCTTTTctctttaaatgaaagctgaggttcccTAACAAaatcacgtgactccaggagccGGGGCTTGAGGGAAAGCAACAGATCTCATGAGACCATGATAGGCTGGCCACACTCTGTGTGTCGCAGCCTCCTGCAGGCTGCTGTAATCTGAGCCAGGGGATCTCAGCTTAGCAGCCAGCAGCCCCGAGATCAAAGGAAGCTGAAACTGCATGAAGGGTCTGGTCTACTGTCCTTACTTGAAAACCACACATTTGTGCAAAAAGTTTAgaaatttcaaagttgtttcAAACCCTCCAAAATGGACCCTCTTTCTTtggggggatgcagtgggggttgttgttttttaaacatttccccaCAAAAAATTGAAATCCAAGATTTTATTGAACTTTTCCTCAAACATGTTACAGAAAAGCTAGATAGGGGCTATGCTTGGGAACGGGTGGATAAATGGATCTAGAAAGTGCCTATGGGGATGGACGGGGAAACAGCTCACACGGAGAGAGAACATGTGCTTTTCTCAGTTCCCCCTTGTGCCATGTGCTTGCACTGAGCTGTAACCATCACCCACAAACTGGGCACAATTTGGgggtctccccaccccagcctggcagtGAGTCTCCCATAGAGCACAGACAGGGGTGGGCTGGAGGGAGTTATGGGAGAGCTGAATCGTGCACTCCAGGGAACACATCTGGGGTTAGATTTTCAGAACCGAGCTCAGCTCCCAGGTAagcaccagattttcaaaagcagtggGAGCGTAAAATAAaccctcttcttcctccctcctctcctaTAAATCctgtggggtgtgggtgggtgactGCTCCCCCCTGACAGCTCCATCTACCCTAAGTGAGCTCACTTGGATTGTTTCCTACAAATCAATCCCAATATTTTTCCCCATGTTTCTTTCAAAAATGCCCTGGGAGCTACAGGCCAAGACTTTCCACCCAGACTGGTGATTTGGGGCTCCAGCTTTTGATGTGTGTCTCCAGCTGCTGGGCCCCCAGAATCACCAGTCACAGCTGGAAAACAAGGCCCCtgagctctgctgctgggtgtAAATGCGCCCTGGGAAGGAATAAAAACCATCTCTTACCTGCCTCAGCCAGGCCACGACGGGGAGCGTCTCCTGCATGTTATATCCCAAAGCAAGCAGCCTGGATGGCCACATGTCTCAGCGCGCAGGAAGCCGCCCACCCCAGCATGGTAAGGAAGCACACTCATCTCTGTATTACTAGCTGGGTGTTTCTTCTGCATCATCCACCAATACAGCAGGCTCAGAGCACATGGGCTCTTCTCATTGGCTGCCTGAGCTTTGAATCTCCCTCCAAACACATTGCCTGCAGCCTCCTCTTTCCTGCCTGGGTGCTTCTGCGGCTggcagggtgaaattcacccggGCTCGGATCCTcccctggtgtaaattggtgtcgcTCCgttagatagggtgaccagatgtcccaattttatagggacagtcccgacttTTGGGTCttgttcttatataggctcctattttaccccccaacccccatcccgatttttcgcaTTTGCTGTCCAGTCACCTTACCATTAGAATCTGTCCCAAGAGCTTTCGTTCAGTCTTTGGCCTGGGGAGTGAATTACAGTGACAGTCTAGCCAGGAAGGTTTGACTATGAGCCGAGATCCGCAGGGCCGAACGGAGCTAACCTCACATGTACAAGTCGCTGCAGAAGCGGCTTTAGTGGCATGATGGGTCCtggtgctttggggcagggaccatccttgtattgagtttgtacagcacctagtgcaacAGGAGTCTGGGATGTGCTTAAAGCACTCACCTAGGCTCTAGCAAAGCTgggttcaaatcccccctctgccAGACACAAAGCAGTGATTTGAATCCACATCTCCCAGATGGCAGCCCTAACTACAGgagtttgtttctctctctctgtccccccaTCCCAATGCCTAAATTAAAGAGCCTTGACATGCCGAGCTCCATTCAAAACAGCAGAATTGTTGTCCCGAACAAAGCATTTCCCAGGCCAGATCCTTGCTTCTGCCCCTGGCTCCTTTGCGGCGCTCCAGCAGCATTAAAAAGGGGCGGAGGGGGCTGGTGGGGATTCCCTGATGTAGAGGAATCACCAGGTGACAGAAGGCCGACCTAGCTAGCTGTGCGCCACCTGCTCCTCTCCGAGATGGAGGGGACACCCAGGAACATAGTTGGAGTTGATCGCACTCTGGTGATCCCTGGCCAGTGTCACGATCCACAGTGCCTGTTTTAGCTGgcgtaatttagagcagcccagaggctgctctGAGTTATGCCATGGCTGAACCAGTCCCCTGGACAGTCCCAGCAATGGGGAAGCTAAAAGCCTGCTTAGCGACCTTCCTTCCACTCCCGACTTCAACCCCAACCCTGCATCCTGGATCTGGTGTTTTCAGCCTCAGAGATAACCAAGCTACGCAACCACTTTGTTCATTAACCCCTAACCCTCTCAACCCCAGTAGAGCAACAGCTCCCATTAACCAAGCGTAGCTGCCAGGGCAGCTTTGTCGTTTTGTGCCATCGCTTTGTTGGACACCCATGAGCTGGTTCTCAGAACCCGGCCCTTTCTGCAGTACCCCAGAACAGGCCTGTGACATCCTGTGGCGAGCCCTGGAGGCACTAACGCGAGACCACATCCTTGGTTCCTGAGAGAGTGACCGTTACATCAGGTGCATTTCAGACAAGCCCAGCCTTGCGCTGTGTGCTTGGTAAACACCCGGCGCTTTCCTTGCCACCAGGACACCAGCTGGGATGAGGAGAAATTTCTTTGCCTTTCCAAAGCTCAGGCAGGGGCTACAGTTTGAGGTGTGACTAACTCTCACGCGGCACGGGGACctgtggcccagggaaatgaTCGCCGGCGCCGCCGTGTTTCTGTTCTCTGCCTTCCTTGGTGAGTACGGACTGTCTCAAGCCCTGGCTGGACGGGCTCCATCCATGCTTTTGTCAAAGGCTGTAGTGAGGTTAAGGTGAAcgagaagggaggaggaggaacagctTGTAGCAAAGAGCGGGGTGGTTTGTTACATCAGAGAACAGCGATTTCTATGCTACAACTGAGACTGAACCTCTGTCATGGGTTATTCTGACCCAGAAGGGCCCAATATggacatctagtctgacctgctgtataacccaggccagaCGCGCTCACCCGgggattcctgcatccagcccatagCTTGTGGTGGAGCTAgagcgtatcttttagaaagactgaTCCAGCCTCGACATGAAGACTGTGAGTGCTGAAGAGTCCATCTCGCAGGAGCGGTTAATCCTCCTCACTATTCAACGCTGGTCTAGTTAAAACAGTCCAACCCCTCTGGCGTGGATGCAGTTATAGCGGTAGAAGTGTGTTTATACTGGTAGAGCTTCGTCCCATACGGGAAGGGGAATGAGTTATACTGGTACAAGGtgcctttatactggtatagctgcaGCCACATTAGGGGCGGTACTGTTATAAAAAGCACATCCGTAACCAACGTAATTATATTGGCCCCAAATCTATGTGCAGACCAGGTCTAACTTCATCGGTGACCATAAATACTGGTAGATTACTTGTCATTAGAGCCAGTCAGAAAATAGAAATAAATGCGGCTTGACACATTTTGCTTCTTTTGAAATTATTTGCAGAAATTTTCATTTTTCCAACcaacaaaatggaaatgaaacCGATATTTTTGGCTGGTTTCGTTTTCAACGTTTAAAAAACGTCGTTTCGTTTCGGTGTTTGGAAAAGGAAATAATGTTTTGTAAGAGGTTGGTTggtcccactccccccccccccccgttttcccctctccttttttcTGGTGGGATAAGTTTCAGTAACAAAGAGAGATACGTCTgcagtgggaggtggggggtggatatAACTATATgtccttttaaaaactgttttgtcCTTCTTTTCCAATGGCAAAAAGCTAAGAAAGGGAGAAGAACTGACatcaaaacagagagaaaaacccCATTTAATATCAATTGCTCTCCCTTGCAAGGAGAAGGCTCATGCACATTGGTAGGGAGCAGAGGCTGGGCTGTACCCACTCCGGAGAGAAACACGTTCCTTAAGGGTCCAGGGATTGCTGAGCTGGGACCTTTGCCAGCATTTTAAATCCGCTTTATAGAATTCGTGATTCTTTCTCTGTTCTATAGGTGCCTCCTCCACTCTCTTGCTAGCCATTCCGGAGAATCCAGTCCACGCCATCACCAACCAGACAGCTGTCCTGCCCGTCTCCCTGCGATTCTCCACCCCGCCGGGGGAATTCTTCCACCTCAAATGGGATTTCCTCTCAGGCCACCGCCCCGTCTTAGCCTACGTGCTGACCAAGTGCAGCGGCGGCGCCCCCGAGTGGTGGCAGCGCTCCTGCCAGCGCAGCGTGAAGGTGGCAGAGGAATATCAGCAGCAGGCAAACGTCTCTCTGCAGAGCGGTTCCCTGGTGATCCAGCGTGTGCAGCCCGCGGACGCCGGGACGTACCAGATAACAGTGCGAGGCCTGGACGTGTTTGTCACGGCAGAGGTGAACCTGACAGTGACTGAAGGTAACAGACACAGAGAGGAGGATGGACAGCCGGGGAACCCCCCCTTAGTGGaagctggccccagccccgccccttccccccaagatcCTGCCCCCCACGGCCAGAGGAGCCGCAGCCCTCCTACCTCGAGCCGCCAGCCAGCCCTCCCCAGCCGGCCCAAGCCCCAGGCTCCTGCTGCCCCTGGAGAGGAGTCTCCATGTGGTGAGAGCACATCTAGATTGGGGGAGtgtgggactggggcgggggaaaggCACAGATGGGAGAGATCAGCCCAAGGAAGGCAGAATGGTTTGTTCCAGGGACTTCTCCTGGCCCAGAGAGCCCACTCCGCTCCTTTGCGCTTTTCATGGAATCTAGGACATGCAAACCCTGCTCGGGAGCCGGGGAGCCTGGATTTCAAAAATTCCAATTTGGAATCCTAGACACAGCTCCAGGCGCTCGCTCTGTAGCCTACAGGTATTGCAGGGAATAtgtcagattcatagattccacggc
The sequence above is a segment of the Mauremys mutica isolate MM-2020 ecotype Southern chromosome 12, ASM2049712v1, whole genome shotgun sequence genome. Coding sequences within it:
- the LOC123346610 gene encoding uncharacterized protein LOC123346610 translates to MIAGAAVFLFSAFLGASSTLLLAIPENPVHAITNQTAVLPVSLRFSTPPGEFFHLKWDFLSGHRPVLAYVLTKCSGGAPEWWQRSCQRSVKVAEEYQQQANVSLQSGSLVIQRVQPADAGTYQITVRGLDVFVTAEVNLTVTEAAAPTNSGRVNGARFSLVPNTVRLGLAGLVLCVLGLIVGEAVYKPAGCSPHHLEESQEPRDELETLD